The following coding sequences lie in one Thermococcus sp. MV5 genomic window:
- a CDS encoding ferredoxin codes for MSEIKAIAVGMNSCGIAAGAKETYEAIKQELEKRNLDVKLKIVGCVGMCYREPLVDIITEDEIITYGHVEPKKVPRIIEEHVINGKPVEEWIVKRDWWENGKRKTWDVDGYFAKQKKIVLENSGYIDP; via the coding sequence ATGTCTGAGATCAAGGCCATAGCGGTTGGCATGAACTCCTGCGGTATCGCGGCGGGAGCAAAGGAGACCTACGAGGCCATAAAGCAGGAGCTTGAGAAGAGAAACCTTGATGTTAAGCTCAAGATAGTCGGCTGCGTTGGGATGTGCTACCGCGAGCCACTGGTTGACATCATCACTGAGGACGAGATAATCACCTACGGGCACGTTGAACCCAAAAAGGTTCCAAGGATTATTGAGGAGCATGTCATAAATGGAAAGCCTGTAGAGGAGTGGATAGTGAAGAGGGACTGGTGGGAGAACGGCAAGAGGAAAACGTGGGACGTTGACGGCTACTTCGCCAAGCAGAAGAAAATAGTTCTCGAAAACTCCGGCTACATTGACCC